The following coding sequences lie in one Steroidobacter denitrificans genomic window:
- a CDS encoding Bax inhibitor-1/YccA family protein: MQSYPSNIAGSSVSAQALAANKVLRSTYLLLGATLAFSALMAGVAMALNIPHFGLVTLVGYFGLLFAVHKTQNSAWGLLWVFALTGFMGLTLGPILNAYLQFLPNGSQIIMTAFGTTAISFLGLSAYAVKSQRDFSFMGGFLVVGAIGAFALGLVAYFFNLPNVALVVSGLFLVVSAGLILFQTSTIVRGGERNYIMATVTLYVSLYNMFLSLLHLLGAAGDD, encoded by the coding sequence ATGCAGTCTTATCCCAGTAACATCGCCGGTTCCTCCGTAAGCGCACAGGCGCTTGCCGCAAACAAGGTTCTGCGCAGCACTTACCTGCTATTGGGCGCGACTCTTGCCTTCAGTGCCCTGATGGCGGGCGTGGCGATGGCCTTGAACATTCCTCATTTTGGCCTGGTGACCCTGGTGGGCTATTTCGGCCTGCTGTTCGCCGTCCACAAGACTCAGAACAGCGCCTGGGGTCTGCTTTGGGTGTTTGCCCTGACAGGTTTCATGGGGCTCACCCTGGGCCCGATCCTGAATGCCTATCTGCAGTTCCTGCCCAATGGCTCACAGATCATCATGACGGCCTTCGGCACCACTGCGATTTCGTTCCTGGGCCTATCGGCCTATGCCGTCAAGAGCCAGCGTGATTTCAGCTTCATGGGCGGCTTCCTGGTGGTCGGGGCAATCGGTGCTTTCGCCCTGGGCCTGGTCGCGTATTTCTTCAATCTGCCCAACGTCGCGCTCGTGGTGTCGGGTCTGTTCCTGGTCGTCAGCGCCGGTCTGATCCTGTTTCAGACCAGCACTATCGTACGTGGCGGCGAACGCAACTACATCATGGCCACCGTCACCTTGTACGTGAGCCTCTACAACATGTTCCTGAGCCTGCTCCATCTGCTGGGTGCCGCCGGGGACGACTGA
- a CDS encoding RES family NAD+ phosphorylase, giving the protein MILVDLRPGSIYYRAFPPRWAHRPESGTGAAIRGGRFNRPGVEARYLAASTEVALREYQAESPLLPPATIASFLVTANKVVDFTGGYDAEHWSEIWGEAYCNWKGMAFLDEIEPPSWVIGDLVREAGHPGILYRSALNSEGICLVLFPELAERAGFIASVYDPDSRLPEEVPR; this is encoded by the coding sequence ATGATCCTGGTCGATCTCCGCCCCGGCTCGATCTACTACCGCGCGTTCCCGCCGCGGTGGGCGCACAGGCCCGAAAGCGGCACCGGCGCCGCGATCCGCGGCGGTCGCTTCAACCGCCCGGGCGTCGAGGCTCGCTATCTTGCCGCTAGCACAGAGGTCGCTTTGCGCGAGTACCAGGCCGAGTCGCCTTTGCTACCGCCGGCGACGATTGCCTCCTTTCTGGTAACAGCGAACAAAGTGGTCGATTTCACCGGCGGATATGATGCCGAGCACTGGAGCGAGATCTGGGGCGAGGCGTACTGCAACTGGAAAGGTATGGCCTTCCTCGACGAAATCGAACCACCGAGCTGGGTCATCGGCGATCTCGTGCGCGAGGCCGGTCATCCGGGGATTCTTTACCGCTCGGCTCTCAACTCGGAGGGAATCTGCCTGGTGCTGTTTCCGGAACTGGCCGAACGGGCTGGCTTCATCGCATCTGTGTATGACCCGGACAGTCGACTGCCCGAAGAGGTGCCACGTTGA
- a CDS encoding antitoxin Xre-like helix-turn-helix domain-containing protein, which produces MAAHHDFQAFTEGLRVPGLPLIAPDRFAEALHLRQQELAQLARVHRTTVADAPTNAKLQQYMRDTLRVLSAATEVSGERTRAIYWYRNTPIPEFEHRTAEQLVSTGKAEAVMSYLLSVGGGSTG; this is translated from the coding sequence ATGGCCGCCCACCATGATTTCCAGGCCTTCACTGAGGGACTGCGCGTGCCGGGCCTACCGCTGATCGCCCCGGACCGCTTCGCCGAAGCGCTGCACCTGCGTCAGCAGGAACTGGCTCAACTCGCCCGCGTCCATCGCACCACCGTGGCCGACGCCCCAACCAACGCAAAGCTGCAGCAGTACATGCGCGACACGTTGCGGGTGCTGTCCGCCGCTACCGAGGTCAGCGGTGAGCGTACGCGCGCGATCTACTGGTATCGCAACACCCCTATCCCCGAATTCGAGCACCGCACTGCCGAACAACTGGTGTCCACGGGCAAGGCCGAGGCGGTCATGTCTTACCTGTTGTCCGTCGGTGGCGGCTCGACCGGATGA
- the serS gene encoding serine--tRNA ligase — translation MLDPKLLRSDPAAVAANLARRGFQLDQERLRTLEESRKKWQVRCDELRNERNVHAKTVGKAKAQGQDIAPLLKQVEDLGVQLGQAEVELNTVQAELDQLLLGLPNLLSADVPEGRDETANVEIRRWGEPRRFDFEPCDHVALGEALQQMDFTTAGRISGARFSVLSGPLARLQRALIQFMLDLHTGEHGYREVYVPYLVNAQAMQGTGQLPKFEADLFALEGDTRLYLIPTAEVPVTNLVRESIVEAAALPLRFVAHTPCFRSEAGSHGKDTRGLIRQHQFEKVELVHLVRPQDSPAEHELLTRNAEQVLQRLDLPYRVVALCAGDIGFGSAKTYDLEVWLPGQGKYREISSCSNFAAFQARRMQARWRNPETGKPEVLHTLNGSGVAAGRALVAVIENYQQADGSVTVPQVLRPYMGGVEVIRP, via the coding sequence ATGCTCGATCCCAAACTGCTTCGCTCCGATCCCGCCGCCGTGGCCGCGAATCTCGCACGCCGCGGTTTCCAGCTCGACCAGGAGCGCCTGCGCACGCTGGAGGAGTCGCGCAAGAAATGGCAGGTGCGCTGTGATGAGCTGCGCAATGAGCGCAATGTCCATGCCAAGACCGTCGGCAAGGCGAAGGCTCAGGGCCAGGACATCGCACCGCTGCTGAAGCAGGTGGAGGATCTGGGGGTACAGCTCGGCCAGGCCGAGGTGGAGTTGAATACGGTGCAGGCCGAGCTCGATCAACTTCTGCTCGGACTGCCCAACCTGTTGAGCGCCGACGTGCCGGAGGGGCGGGATGAGACGGCGAACGTCGAGATCCGCCGCTGGGGCGAGCCTCGCCGGTTCGATTTCGAACCGTGCGATCACGTCGCCCTCGGGGAGGCACTGCAACAGATGGATTTCACGACGGCGGGCCGGATCTCCGGCGCGCGCTTCAGCGTGCTCAGCGGCCCGCTGGCACGGCTGCAACGGGCGCTGATCCAGTTCATGCTGGATCTGCATACCGGCGAGCACGGCTATCGCGAAGTCTATGTGCCCTACCTAGTCAATGCGCAGGCCATGCAGGGCACGGGTCAGCTGCCGAAGTTCGAGGCCGACCTGTTCGCGCTCGAGGGCGACACACGCCTGTATTTGATTCCCACCGCGGAAGTGCCCGTCACCAACCTGGTGCGCGAATCGATCGTGGAGGCCGCGGCATTGCCGCTGCGTTTCGTGGCCCATACACCATGCTTCCGTTCCGAGGCAGGCTCGCACGGCAAGGACACGCGCGGCCTGATCCGCCAGCACCAGTTCGAGAAAGTGGAGCTGGTGCATTTGGTGCGCCCGCAGGACTCCCCTGCCGAACATGAGCTCCTGACGCGCAATGCCGAGCAGGTATTGCAGCGCCTGGACCTGCCGTATCGCGTGGTCGCCTTGTGTGCCGGCGACATAGGTTTCGGATCGGCCAAAACCTATGATCTGGAAGTGTGGCTGCCGGGCCAGGGCAAGTATCGGGAGATTTCTTCCTGCTCCAACTTCGCGGCCTTCCAGGCGCGACGCATGCAGGCGCGCTGGCGTAATCCCGAGACCGGCAAGCCTGAAGTGCTGCACACGCTCAATGGTTCGGGCGTGGCGGCAGGACGGGCGCTGGTCGCCGTGATCGAGAACTACCAGCAGGCCGACGGCAGCGTGACGGTGCCGCAGGTGCTGCGGCCCTACATGGGCGGCGTGGAGGTCATCCGGCCGTAG
- a CDS encoding replication-associated recombination protein A codes for MPGERQDISRQEDGRPLADRMRPDVLDDFIGQEHLFGSGKPLRRMLEGGPLHSMILWGPPGTGKTTLARLVAQSCDAQFIALSAVMAGVKDIRAAAESARTSRQQAARRTVLFLDEVHRFNKAQQDAFLPWVEDGTLIFIGATTENPSFELNNALLSRARVYVLRALTEPDLRRVLERALHHLARQACDEDAALSLIARAADGDARRALNMLELALDLADGSEPPRLTEAIANEVAMGGLRRFDKQGEAFYDQISALHKSVRGSDPDAALYWLCRMLDGGCDPRYLARRVLRMASEDIGNADPRALTLALEASEVYERLGSPEGELAIAQAVVFMACAAKSNAVYVAYGEAMADARTLGSLEVPMHLRNAPTRLMKELGYGKGYRYAHHEPEGYAAGENYFPEGFPQRRYYRPVPRGLEIKIAEALARRKAK; via the coding sequence ATGCCGGGAGAGCGCCAGGATATAAGCCGTCAGGAGGATGGGCGGCCGCTGGCCGATCGCATGCGCCCGGACGTGCTGGATGACTTCATCGGCCAGGAACATCTGTTCGGTTCCGGCAAGCCGCTGCGGCGTATGCTCGAGGGAGGACCGCTGCATTCGATGATCCTGTGGGGACCGCCGGGCACGGGCAAGACTACGCTGGCGCGGCTGGTGGCGCAGTCCTGCGATGCGCAATTCATCGCCTTGTCGGCGGTCATGGCGGGTGTGAAGGATATTCGCGCGGCGGCCGAAAGCGCCCGCACTTCGCGTCAGCAAGCGGCGCGCCGTACCGTTCTGTTCCTGGACGAGGTACATCGTTTCAACAAGGCGCAGCAGGATGCCTTCCTGCCCTGGGTGGAGGACGGCACCCTGATATTCATCGGTGCGACCACCGAGAACCCGTCCTTCGAACTCAACAACGCCTTGCTGTCGCGCGCACGAGTGTATGTGCTGCGTGCCTTGACGGAGCCGGATCTGCGCCGGGTGCTGGAACGTGCGCTGCATCACCTGGCACGGCAAGCGTGCGACGAGGATGCGGCGCTGAGCTTGATCGCCCGCGCCGCGGATGGCGATGCGCGCCGCGCCTTGAATATGCTCGAACTGGCGCTGGACCTGGCTGATGGCAGCGAGCCGCCGCGCCTCACCGAGGCGATCGCCAATGAGGTGGCCATGGGTGGACTGCGCCGCTTCGACAAGCAGGGCGAAGCCTTTTATGACCAGATCTCGGCGCTGCACAAGTCGGTGCGCGGCTCGGATCCGGATGCCGCCTTGTACTGGCTGTGCCGAATGCTCGATGGCGGCTGTGATCCACGTTATCTCGCGCGCCGCGTGCTGCGCATGGCCAGCGAGGATATCGGCAATGCCGACCCGCGGGCGCTGACCCTGGCGCTGGAAGCCAGTGAGGTATATGAGCGCCTGGGCTCGCCGGAAGGGGAACTGGCCATCGCGCAGGCGGTGGTTTTCATGGCTTGCGCCGCCAAAAGCAACGCCGTCTATGTGGCCTATGGCGAGGCGATGGCCGATGCCCGCACGCTGGGTTCGCTGGAGGTGCCGATGCATCTGCGTAACGCGCCTACCCGGCTGATGAAGGAACTCGGTTACGGCAAGGGTTATCGCTACGCTCACCACGAGCCGGAGGGCTATGCAGCCGGCGAGAATTATTTTCCCGAGGGCTTCCCGCAGCGCCGGTATTACCGGCCCGTGCCACGCGGTCTGGAAATCAAGATCGCCGAGGCCCTGGCACGCCGCAAGGCCAAGTGA
- a CDS encoding VanZ family protein — protein sequence MRLLLRHPRTWLVLGWLMILVVVALSLMPGQKLPATGLNDKFQHGTAYALLALWFAGIYPRSRYWLIAIGLLLLGVGIEFAQGAMSFGREADLRDVLANGGGIAVGLGLAWLWLGGWAQQVEDWSASLAKLTGAKRRS from the coding sequence ATGCGGTTATTGCTGCGACATCCCCGTACCTGGCTCGTGCTGGGTTGGCTCATGATCCTGGTGGTCGTGGCCCTGAGCCTGATGCCGGGTCAAAAGCTGCCGGCCACCGGCCTCAATGACAAGTTCCAGCACGGTACGGCATATGCGTTGCTGGCGCTGTGGTTTGCCGGCATTTACCCACGGTCGCGTTATTGGCTGATCGCCATCGGCCTGTTGTTGCTAGGGGTGGGCATCGAGTTTGCGCAGGGGGCGATGAGCTTCGGGCGCGAGGCGGATTTGCGGGATGTGCTGGCAAACGGCGGCGGCATCGCGGTGGGTCTGGGGCTTGCTTGGCTGTGGTTGGGCGGATGGGCGCAGCAGGTGGAGGATTGGAGCGCGTCTCTCGCGAAACTGACAGGCGCGAAGCGGCGATCGTGA
- the lolA gene encoding outer membrane lipoprotein chaperone LolA, with translation MSLLPVVSVPRSGASARASVGWGWTLACVLACIPVLPAVQAAATPAVGTPGDLAAGRERVERFLGGLQGLEARFSQTLMDRTGQIVDESSGRLSIRRPNRFRWDYLEPHSQLIVADGTRIWLYDADLEQVTVRALDDTLSATPAMLLGGEGRLEDNFTVTQVGHETVAGSVVPGASGAVLQWVRMEPKRADTDFKWVRLGFQADSLRYMELADKLGQVTRLEFSGLERNPPQDPSRFTFTIPPGADIIGDAAVSRE, from the coding sequence GCCTGCGTGCTGGCGTGCATTCCAGTCTTGCCGGCCGTGCAGGCCGCGGCGACGCCGGCTGTCGGGACACCCGGCGATCTGGCAGCCGGACGCGAGCGTGTGGAACGCTTCCTCGGCGGACTGCAAGGGCTGGAGGCTCGCTTCAGCCAGACGCTCATGGATCGTACCGGGCAGATCGTGGACGAATCCAGCGGGCGCCTGTCCATTCGTCGGCCGAACCGGTTCCGCTGGGATTACCTCGAGCCGCACAGCCAGCTCATTGTCGCCGACGGCACGCGTATCTGGCTGTATGACGCGGATCTTGAACAGGTGACGGTGCGGGCGCTGGACGACACCTTGTCGGCGACACCGGCCATGCTGCTGGGCGGCGAAGGGAGGCTGGAAGATAATTTCACGGTTACGCAGGTCGGTCATGAGACGGTTGCCGGCAGTGTGGTCCCTGGAGCCTCTGGTGCGGTGCTGCAGTGGGTGCGCATGGAGCCCAAGCGCGCCGACACCGACTTCAAATGGGTTCGGCTAGGTTTCCAGGCCGACTCGTTGAGATACATGGAGCTGGCGGACAAACTAGGCCAGGTCACTCGCCTGGAGTTCAGCGGGCTGGAGCGCAACCCGCCCCAGGATCCGTCACGGTTTACCTTTACCATCCCTCCGGGTGCCGACATCATCGGCGATGCCGCCGTTTCCCGAGAGTAA